One genomic segment of Desulfomicrobium sp. ZS1 includes these proteins:
- a CDS encoding dynamin family protein translates to MITKTHYQNKISEMERILGKYNFYKENFDDLKELEAFINDYAFRVVMIGGFSSGKSALLNRLAGRELFKEDQGPETAIPAEISWAPMESAAAVFEDGSVEQFPLGGLTENPPRGAIFLSLNVNIPFLKARPELVLVDFPGFDSNIEAHNKAINNYLQRSSAFILLIPARSGGMTESDRKFVKEAAHYPQGLACFISKSDLVPLEQCDEIAVFVQKSIRAIYGTDVPVETISIKEDVESRFEDKIAVAVDRFQPQELFDVSLAAPINAGIRKGIMALTQYMEAIQLDVHDIESKIAESESRRVELGRQLENERKAMDRKYDLEIIPNIMDKLENALRNNIDTLAEATIAGQQRFSDSVQSIVRPILNTVPGQIQSNLRDVVGDMRFNFLQKDPEREQNFKIALLNIVEVVSSLPMLGGGKANPKVLGKTPVGTSTGSILSGVGPGLVVGSVVNPVLGVVVALAPALIELFFSAKGASQPTVLDQARTHVESQVIPSVIARLENQIGPAVLETRDMMFTEIKARIDESLAAETMALESAKKEKDGRIAEHEKSVAQMQRDLATLQDMLIEGSHEA, encoded by the coding sequence ATGATTACAAAGACTCATTATCAGAATAAAATTTCAGAAATGGAAAGAATTCTTGGAAAATATAATTTTTATAAAGAAAATTTTGATGATTTAAAAGAGCTTGAAGCTTTTATCAACGACTATGCCTTTCGAGTTGTCATGATCGGCGGATTTTCTAGCGGCAAGAGTGCCTTGCTGAATAGGCTTGCGGGGCGCGAATTGTTTAAGGAAGACCAGGGGCCGGAAACCGCGATACCCGCAGAGATTTCCTGGGCACCCATGGAGTCTGCCGCTGCCGTGTTTGAAGACGGCAGCGTAGAGCAATTTCCACTTGGAGGGCTTACAGAAAATCCACCGCGTGGGGCAATCTTTCTTTCTCTGAATGTGAATATACCCTTCCTCAAGGCAAGGCCGGAGCTCGTGCTGGTTGACTTCCCCGGTTTTGACTCCAACATCGAGGCACATAATAAAGCCATCAACAATTATTTACAGAGAAGCAGCGCCTTTATTCTGCTTATACCGGCAAGAAGCGGCGGAATGACGGAGTCTGACAGGAAATTCGTCAAGGAGGCTGCGCATTATCCGCAAGGTCTTGCCTGCTTCATTTCCAAATCTGATCTGGTTCCTCTGGAGCAATGCGATGAGATTGCAGTTTTCGTCCAGAAGAGCATTCGTGCGATTTACGGCACGGATGTCCCGGTTGAGACCATTTCCATCAAAGAAGACGTGGAGTCCCGCTTCGAAGACAAGATTGCGGTTGCTGTTGATCGCTTTCAGCCGCAGGAACTGTTCGACGTTTCTCTGGCGGCGCCCATTAATGCCGGAATCAGAAAGGGTATCATGGCCCTTACGCAGTACATGGAAGCAATCCAACTGGACGTGCACGACATTGAAAGTAAAATTGCCGAATCCGAATCCAGACGGGTTGAACTGGGGCGGCAACTGGAAAATGAACGAAAAGCCATGGACCGCAAATATGATCTTGAAATCATACCAAATATTATGGACAAGCTGGAAAATGCGCTACGCAATAATATCGACACGCTGGCCGAAGCGACCATTGCAGGGCAGCAGCGTTTTTCTGACAGCGTGCAGAGCATTGTGCGGCCCATCCTGAATACAGTGCCGGGACAGATTCAATCCAATTTGCGTGATGTCGTGGGTGACATGCGTTTTAATTTTTTGCAGAAAGATCCTGAAAGGGAACAGAATTTCAAAATTGCCCTGCTTAATATTGTAGAGGTTGTCTCCTCGCTCCCCATGCTCGGCGGCGGCAAAGCCAATCCCAAGGTGTTGGGCAAAACTCCGGTCGGTACTTCGACAGGTTCCATATTGTCAGGCGTGGGCCCGGGTCTTGTGGTCGGCAGTGTGGTAAATCCCGTTCTGGGAGTGGTAGTGGCTCTGGCACCAGCCCTGATCGAACTGTTCTTCTCCGCGAAAGGCGCATCGCAGCCCACTGTACTTGATCAGGCGCGGACGCATGTGGAGTCGCAGGTCATTCCTTCCGTCATTGCCAGACTTGAGAACCAAATCGGCCCCGCTGTTCTGGAAACCCGCGATATGATGTTCACCGAAATCAAAGCTCGAATAGACGAAAGTCTTGCCGCCGAAACAATGGCTCTCGAAAGCGCCAAAAAGGAAAAGGACGGGCGAATTGCAGAGCATGAAAAAAGTGTTGCCCAAATGCAGCGAGATTTGGCCACCCTGCAGGACATGCTTATTGAAGGTAGCCATGAAGCCTGA